The genomic segment GAATATCAAAAAAGCGGAGGAATTAGCAGGGATTAAAGCGGACAACATTCGTTATTATGAAAAAATTGGATGCAGATTGAAAGAGGAAAAAATGAAAACATTAGAAAAACATTTAAAAAATATTAACAAAGTATTCATTCCCTACATCATGGCGGGCGACCATGAGAAAGGACTTGACGGACTGCAAGAAACGATTGACTTGCTTGCAAATGCAGGTGCATCGGCGATTGAGATTGGCGTGCCTTTCAGCGATCCCGTGGCTGACGGGCCGGTCATTGAGCAGGCCGGACTGCGGGCTTTGGCGAAAAATGTGAATTTGACAGACATCGTGGCGCACTTACAGGCTGTCAGTAGCGCTGTGCCGCTGATTGTCATGACTTACATGAATCCCGTCTATCAGTATGGCACTGACAAATTTCTGTCAGCGCTGACAGAAACTGCTGTCAAAGGTTTGATTGTCCCTGATGTGCCAATGGAAGCACAAAATTTTATCACAGATTTTATTGGCGACAAGGACATTGCTCTGGTGCAGCTCGTCAGCTTGACTACAGGCACTGAACGCCAAAAAGAACTGGTCAAAAATGCCGAAGGATTTGTCTATGCTGTCGCTATTAACGGCGTGACAGGAAAAGAAAATGCCTATTCTGATGAGCTGGATGCGCATTTACGTCAGCTGTCGCTACTTTCAGAAGTCCCTGTCTGCGTTGGTTTCGGTGTCTCTAGTTTGTCAGATGTTGAGCGCTTTAACAAAGTTGCTGACGGCGTCATCGTTGGCTCAAAAATTGTCCGAGATTTGCATGAAGGCAAAAAAGACGAAGTGCTTGCGTTTATCCAATCAGCTACACAAAATAATAATAAATAAAATAAATATTCTAATTTATTGTTGACAACGGTTTCTTGAAATGTTATACTTATAGTCAAATAAAACGGTTTCACAAAAAATGGATAGTGATTATTAAGTTAAGCTAGACCTTATCATACCCTATATCTATAGGGTGGGTAAGGTCTTTTTTGTGAAATAATGGAGTAAAATTTGAAAATCAAAAAAGTTCTGAACAATAATGTGGTCATTGCGAAGAATGAAAACGGAGAAGAGACGATTCTTATGGGACTAGGTCTTGGATTTGGAAAAAAGTCAGGGGAGTTTGTAGAGGATAAAAAAATAGAAAAGATTTTTTCTCTGAAAGCTAGTACTGATAAGCAGAATTTTTATGAAATTCTTTCAGAAATTCCAAGTCATATCATTGAGTTATCAATGGTTACGCTTTCTGAAGCGAAAGCAAAGTTCAAAAAAGAAATCTCAGATACAGTTTTAGTTTCTTTTGCTGACCATCTCAATGCAGCAATCATTCGTACAAAAGAAAATATTGTTATCAAAAATTTCTTGCTGTGGGATATTAAAAGATTTTTTCCCGAAGAGTTCAACATTTGTCTAGGAACATTAGAAAAAGTGAAGCAAGAACTTGGAATTTCATTACCAGAAGATGAGGCGGGTTTCTTGGCGATGCATATCGTTAATGGAACACTGGGTAGTGGGCATGAGTATGCGACTCAGTTAACTAAACTTATGGAAGAAATCCTAACGACATTAAAATACACCTTACAAGTCAATTTTAATGAGCAAGATGCCTATTTTCAACGTTTTATCACACATCTCAAGTTTTTTGCAGAACGTATCCTATCTGGGTCAATATCTGATGAAGCAGCAGATGAGGATTTATTTGCGCTCATTGTTCGTAAATATCCCAGAGCTTACCTTGGAACATCAAAAATAAGTGAGTTTTTGAAACAAACACGTGCTTATCAAGTTTCTCAAAGTGAGCAAATTTATATGACCGTGCATATTGCACGAATTCTGGAAAAAATCCAGAAAAATTAATCTTGGTAACAATTGGATCGTGACATTAAGTTGGCGAAACCTCTAAAAAATATATTATTTTGGAGGTTTGTAATGGGCAAATATGAAGCTCTTGCAAAAGACATTGTAGCAAATGTGGGAGGTAAGGAAAATATCCTCTCACTAACAAATTGTGTGACACGGTTGCGCTTTAAACTCAAAGATGAG from the Lactococcus allomyrinae genome contains:
- the trpA gene encoding tryptophan synthase subunit alpha, which produces MKTLEKHLKNINKVFIPYIMAGDHEKGLDGLQETIDLLANAGASAIEIGVPFSDPVADGPVIEQAGLRALAKNVNLTDIVAHLQAVSSAVPLIVMTYMNPVYQYGTDKFLSALTETAVKGLIVPDVPMEAQNFITDFIGDKDIALVQLVSLTTGTERQKELVKNAEGFVYAVAINGVTGKENAYSDELDAHLRQLSLLSEVPVCVGFGVSSLSDVERFNKVADGVIVGSKIVRDLHEGKKDEVLAFIQSATQNNNK
- the licT gene encoding BglG family transcription antiterminator LicT, whose product is MKIKKVLNNNVVIAKNENGEETILMGLGLGFGKKSGEFVEDKKIEKIFSLKASTDKQNFYEILSEIPSHIIELSMVTLSEAKAKFKKEISDTVLVSFADHLNAAIIRTKENIVIKNFLLWDIKRFFPEEFNICLGTLEKVKQELGISLPEDEAGFLAMHIVNGTLGSGHEYATQLTKLMEEILTTLKYTLQVNFNEQDAYFQRFITHLKFFAERILSGSISDEAADEDLFALIVRKYPRAYLGTSKISEFLKQTRAYQVSQSEQIYMTVHIARILEKIQKN